One genomic segment of Hugenholtzia roseola DSM 9546 includes these proteins:
- a CDS encoding MATE family efflux transporter: protein MRLSRFYFYRTQLRLSLPIMLGQISTILISISDTLMVGKYNSIDLAGVAFANSLFYSAFVLGIGICFALKPLVANADAAKNQTLVQIFLRNSVSLGILLGVLSCLALLLLTLFAPYMGQEEVVLKAALPYLQVIALSMIPLFMFAVLKEFSEALRLPKIGMTVNILGSIFNILLNYLLIFGNYGFPEMGLMGAAWATFISRVLMLLIMVVVFFLNKNLFPYAANLFRPLFDGEIIRKIINLGFPIGIQLFSETTAFSVAGILVGMISKEAMAAHQIVLNVASATFLTALGLAQGTTVNVANLMGKKQARFVSQMGNSALFLALGFMSVTAALLLIFRHEIPWLFLNENDVLAPQIALIASHLFIAAGFFQLSDGAQVVSAGNLRGLEDTKIPTYITLFAYWGVAIPVGYLMAFGLDWGAMGIWIGLSLGLTIAAILLLLRFWRLTRQINLKEAE, encoded by the coding sequence ATGCGGCTCTCTCGGTTTTATTTCTATCGCACACAACTGCGGCTTTCCCTTCCGATAATGTTGGGTCAGATTTCGACGATTCTCATCTCGATTTCGGATACTTTGATGGTAGGAAAGTATAATAGCATTGATTTGGCAGGTGTGGCGTTTGCCAATAGCCTTTTTTATAGTGCTTTTGTCTTGGGTATAGGCATCTGTTTCGCGCTCAAACCCTTAGTTGCGAATGCTGATGCAGCCAAAAATCAGACTTTGGTGCAGATTTTTCTCCGCAATAGTGTGAGTTTGGGCATCTTATTGGGTGTGCTTTCTTGCCTTGCACTACTGTTGCTAACGCTTTTCGCGCCCTATATGGGGCAGGAAGAAGTGGTCTTGAAAGCGGCTCTACCTTACTTGCAAGTGATTGCCCTATCGATGATTCCGCTCTTTATGTTTGCGGTTCTTAAAGAGTTTAGCGAAGCCCTGCGGCTTCCCAAAATAGGCATGACGGTCAATATTTTAGGGAGTATCTTCAATATTTTGCTAAACTACTTACTTATTTTTGGAAACTACGGCTTTCCCGAAATGGGTCTGATGGGTGCGGCTTGGGCAACTTTCATTTCGCGCGTCTTGATGCTTTTGATAATGGTAGTGGTATTTTTTCTAAATAAAAATCTATTCCCTTATGCAGCCAATTTATTTCGTCCGCTTTTTGATGGCGAAATTATAAGAAAAATCATCAACTTGGGTTTTCCTATCGGCATACAACTTTTTTCGGAAACTACTGCCTTTTCTGTGGCGGGGATTTTGGTAGGTATGATAAGCAAAGAGGCGATGGCGGCTCACCAAATTGTTCTCAATGTGGCATCGGCGACCTTCCTGACGGCTCTGGGGCTTGCACAAGGCACGACGGTAAATGTAGCCAATTTGATGGGGAAAAAGCAGGCGCGTTTTGTAAGTCAGATGGGAAATTCCGCCCTCTTTTTAGCCTTAGGATTTATGTCGGTAACGGCTGCCTTGTTATTGATTTTTCGCCATGAAATCCCTTGGCTTTTTCTCAATGAAAACGACGTTTTAGCTCCACAAATTGCCCTAATTGCCAGTCATCTTTTTATTGCAGCAGGCTTTTTCCAACTTTCAGATGGCGCACAGGTGGTATCAGCAGGCAATCTTAGAGGCTTAGAAGACACCAAAATTCCTACCTACATCACCCTTTTTGCCTATTGGGGCGTTGCCATTCCAGTAGGCTACCTCATGGCTTTTGGTCTTGATTGGGGCGCAATGGGCATTTGGATAGGCTTGTCCTTAGGACTTACGATTGCTGCCATTCTACTACTCCTTCGCTTTTGGCGATTGACAAGGCAAATAAATTTGAAAGAAGCAGAATAA
- a CDS encoding DNA-methyltransferase, with protein sequence MTPKNKLFYGDNLEVLRKHVKDESVDLCYIDPPFNSKRNYNQIYNNIGKEDKAQAQAFVDTWTWNGIANEGFDEIVSNKNGVFTKQSINLILGLEKVLGRGSLLSYLVSMTQRIAEIYRVLKPTGSFYLHCDPTASHYLKLVLDAIFCSQGGDFRNEIVWHYRRWTNVQQQFQSMHDIILFYSKSNNSTFNFTEVDMSENQKKKVARGWDSNVISSDKEKYSQLIVYNKEKFESAVESGKLNPEKYKNIIFREKATVAASDVIILPSLNSQAKERLGYPTQKPEQLLEKIIQASSNEGDVILDCYCGCGTTIAVAERLNRQWVGIDITYQSISLIMKRLEDSFGKSVLEKITLSGIPEDMESAIALANKQDDRTRKEFEKWIVLTYSNNRAVINDKKGGDGGIDGTAFIIDYNEAQEQEFQQVLFSVKSNKSLSPTVIRDLYGTVEREKAVMGFFLTLYPMPNLVKEAEKYGNYQNKMLGQTYPKITVVSVQEILAGKRMHLPTSVEVLKKAVRKAQDNNNKGFFNE encoded by the coding sequence ATGACACCGAAAAATAAACTTTTTTATGGCGACAACTTAGAAGTTTTGAGAAAGCATGTCAAGGACGAAAGTGTAGATTTATGCTACATAGACCCGCCTTTTAATTCTAAACGAAATTACAACCAAATTTATAATAATATCGGAAAAGAAGACAAAGCACAGGCGCAGGCTTTTGTAGATACTTGGACTTGGAATGGTATCGCAAATGAGGGTTTTGATGAAATTGTGAGCAATAAAAATGGTGTTTTTACAAAACAAAGTATCAACCTTATTTTGGGGCTTGAAAAAGTGCTGGGACGAGGAAGCCTCTTGTCTTATTTGGTGAGCATGACGCAGCGCATAGCCGAAATTTATCGAGTTTTGAAGCCGACAGGTTCATTTTACCTGCATTGCGACCCAACGGCAAGCCATTATCTAAAATTGGTCTTAGATGCTATCTTCTGTTCACAAGGTGGAGATTTTAGAAACGAAATTGTTTGGCACTATCGAAGATGGACAAATGTGCAGCAGCAGTTTCAAAGCATGCATGATATTATTCTTTTCTACTCGAAATCAAACAACTCAACTTTTAATTTTACGGAAGTTGATATGTCAGAAAATCAAAAGAAAAAAGTTGCCAGAGGTTGGGATAGTAATGTTATTTCGTCAGATAAAGAGAAATATTCGCAGCTAATTGTCTATAATAAAGAAAAGTTTGAAAGTGCAGTAGAAAGTGGAAAATTAAATCCAGAAAAATATAAAAATATAATTTTTAGAGAAAAAGCAACAGTAGCAGCTTCTGACGTAATTATCCTGCCTTCTCTAAATTCACAAGCCAAAGAAAGATTAGGCTACCCTACTCAAAAACCTGAACAGTTATTAGAAAAAATTATCCAAGCCAGTTCAAACGAAGGCGATGTCATTTTAGACTGTTATTGTGGCTGTGGCACAACGATAGCCGTTGCCGAAAGGCTCAATAGGCAGTGGGTAGGAATAGATATTACGTATCAATCTATTTCGCTGATAATGAAGCGTTTAGAAGATAGTTTTGGCAAGTCTGTGTTAGAAAAAATCACCTTATCGGGTATTCCCGAAGACATGGAGAGTGCCATAGCGTTAGCCAATAAACAAGACGACCGAACACGCAAAGAATTTGAAAAGTGGATAGTGCTGACCTACTCAAACAACCGCGCCGTCATTAACGACAAAAAAGGAGGCGACGGCGGCATCGACGGAACAGCCTTTATCATAGATTACAACGAGGCGCAGGAGCAAGAATTTCAGCAAGTTCTCTTTTCTGTAAAATCCAACAAAAGCCTTTCGCCGACGGTCATTCGCGACTTGTATGGCACAGTAGAAAGAGAAAAAGCCGTTATGGGCTTTTTTCTAACCTTATACCCAATGCCCAACTTGGTAAAGGAAGCCGAAAAGTATGGCAATTATCAAAACAAAATGCTCGGTCAGACGTATCCGAAAATAACCGTTGTGAGTGTGCAGGAAATCTTGGCAGGCAAGCGCATGCATCTGCCCACAAGCGTAGAAGTTCTCAAAAAGGCTGTGCGAAAAGCACAAGATAACAATAACAAAGGATTTTTTAATGAATAA
- a CDS encoding AMP nucleosidase, with translation MHTTPSNFSSDDFNQIHVEQKLAIVQDWLPRYTGKPLEQFGKFVLLTNFINYVEMFAERFGVEVVGRDKPMQTATADNITIINFGMGSAMAATVMDLLMAIKPEALLFLGKCGGLKKKTNLGDFILPIAAIRGEGTSNDYMPQEVPALPSFRIHKTTSIIIREKELDYLTGTVYTTNRRVWEHDEAFKNYLRGTRAMAIDMETATIFSVGFINEIPRGALLMVSDNPMIPEGIKTSKSDKIVTSKFAEQHLSVGIDTLKRIESTGQSMKHMRFE, from the coding sequence ATGCACACCACACCCTCGAACTTCTCTTCTGACGACTTCAACCAAATCCATGTAGAACAGAAACTTGCTATCGTTCAGGATTGGTTACCGCGTTATACGGGCAAACCCTTAGAACAATTTGGGAAATTTGTCTTGCTCACCAATTTTATCAACTATGTAGAAATGTTCGCCGAGCGATTTGGCGTTGAAGTAGTGGGGCGCGATAAGCCCATGCAGACGGCAACGGCGGATAATATCACCATCATCAATTTTGGCATGGGCAGCGCGATGGCTGCCACCGTCATGGACTTGCTCATGGCGATTAAGCCCGAAGCCCTGCTTTTTTTGGGCAAATGTGGCGGCTTGAAGAAAAAAACAAATTTAGGCGATTTTATCCTACCTATTGCTGCCATTCGTGGCGAGGGGACAAGCAACGACTATATGCCACAGGAAGTGCCTGCGCTGCCTTCGTTCCGTATCCATAAAACAACCTCCATTATCATTCGTGAAAAAGAACTGGACTACCTCACAGGCACAGTTTATACCACCAATAGGCGTGTTTGGGAACACGACGAGGCTTTTAAAAACTACCTACGTGGCACACGCGCCATGGCGATAGACATGGAAACGGCTACTATTTTTAGTGTCGGATTTATCAACGAAATCCCACGTGGTGCGCTTTTGATGGTTTCAGACAACCCCATGATTCCCGAAGGCATCAAGACTTCAAAAAGTGATAAAATTGTTACTTCAAAATTTGCCGAGCAGCACCTTTCTGTTGGCATCGATACGCTCAAACGCATAGAAAGCACAGGGCAATCGATGAAGCACATGCGATTTGAATAA
- a CDS encoding Eco57I restriction-modification methylase domain-containing protein yields MNNLEMADIRTSDLSDKALRMGDVFTPLKWGEFAIDKFDIFSKWLAGASVFDPTMGEGNLLEALITYGLAKGFSLESLPINKLFGNELNTVYFTQALHKFREKYGLDMTQNFTNEDFLKLTPKRYDIIFGNPPWQNFVDLPESYKEQIKSYFFKFDLVGNSQNLLLGGSRIDIAALIVQVSIKDFLKEKGEAIVFLPLSLFLNEGANKSFRTYRIGEVKYCVHSIFDFNDQDVFGGVATRYGLAHFVRDTKSSFPIPYFRNEKGFWNEYIAKPLFEQTDPLSILSKEEDKHFEMLSPIFVKRESSPRQGVNTCGANDVYFFDTFNEIDKDFVSLSNKNKKNIELPKKFVFPLLTSKAFKNQSPTPSKWVLLPYNSNGKPMEWKQIQAFPKLQRYLENNIETLKARKGVMLNAMLNRGYWWAMLGVGEYNFFPYKVVWEAYGKTVFNPTIFEGHWQANQSLQAFIPIRSMTEAKRIQTALADKKIENYLLSLKMEGTMNWAQPGKIKKIIKYEEDQPTFF; encoded by the coding sequence TTGAACAATTTAGAGATGGCGGATATCAGAACTTCCGATTTGTCAGATAAAGCCTTGCGCATGGGTGATGTTTTTACTCCGCTCAAATGGGGGGAGTTTGCGATTGATAAGTTCGATATATTTTCAAAATGGCTTGCAGGTGCATCTGTATTTGACCCAACTATGGGTGAAGGTAATCTGCTCGAAGCCCTTATTACTTATGGTTTGGCTAAGGGTTTTTCTCTCGAAAGCCTTCCTATAAATAAACTCTTTGGGAATGAATTAAATACTGTTTATTTCACACAAGCTCTGCATAAGTTTAGAGAGAAATATGGCTTAGATATGACCCAAAATTTCACCAACGAAGACTTTTTAAAGCTAACTCCTAAAAGATATGATATAATATTTGGTAATCCACCTTGGCAAAATTTTGTAGATTTACCTGAAAGCTATAAAGAGCAAATAAAAAGTTACTTTTTTAAGTTTGATTTAGTAGGAAATAGTCAAAATCTATTATTGGGGGGAAGTAGAATTGATATAGCAGCCCTTATTGTTCAAGTTTCCATCAAAGACTTTCTAAAAGAGAAAGGAGAAGCGATTGTATTTTTACCGCTTTCACTGTTTTTAAATGAAGGCGCGAATAAAAGTTTTAGAACTTATCGAATTGGCGAAGTCAAATATTGTGTTCATTCTATCTTTGATTTTAATGACCAAGATGTGTTTGGAGGGGTCGCGACGCGCTATGGGCTGGCACACTTTGTCAGGGATACAAAGTCATCTTTTCCAATCCCTTATTTCAGAAATGAGAAAGGTTTTTGGAATGAGTATATTGCAAAACCACTTTTTGAACAAACAGACCCTTTGAGTATTCTTTCCAAAGAAGAAGATAAGCATTTTGAGATGCTTAGTCCTATCTTTGTAAAAAGAGAATCAAGTCCCAGACAAGGGGTGAATACCTGTGGTGCGAATGATGTTTATTTTTTTGATACTTTCAATGAAATAGACAAAGATTTTGTAAGCCTTTCTAACAAAAATAAGAAAAATATTGAGTTGCCTAAAAAGTTTGTATTTCCACTACTCACCTCAAAAGCATTTAAAAATCAGTCGCCTACACCTTCAAAATGGGTACTCCTGCCCTATAATAGCAACGGAAAACCAATGGAGTGGAAGCAAATTCAAGCCTTCCCCAAACTTCAACGCTACCTTGAAAACAACATAGAAACTTTAAAAGCCCGAAAAGGGGTGATGCTAAATGCGATGCTCAATCGTGGGTATTGGTGGGCAATGTTGGGGGTGGGCGAATATAACTTTTTCCCCTATAAAGTCGTTTGGGAAGCCTACGGTAAAACGGTATTCAACCCAACAATTTTCGAGGGACATTGGCAGGCAAATCAATCTTTGCAGGCTTTTATTCCTATTAGGTCAATGACAGAAGCGAAAAGAATACAAACTGCCTTAGCGGATAAGAAAATCGAAAATTATTTGCTATCTTTAAAAATGGAAGGTACAATGAATTGGGCGCAACCGGGAAAAATAAAAAAAATCATCAAGTATGAAGAAGACCAGCCGACCTTTTTTTAA
- a CDS encoding RNA polymerase sigma factor has product MQTKTKKNEVSDSELIKLYQNGSEGAFVTLVERHKTRIYGAVYLIVKDAYVAEDILQETFIKVIDTIRSGRYNEEGKFLPWVSRIAHNLAIDHFRKQKRYPTVIMEEGSPVLNTIEHAVPSFEAVKIKEETCATLREYIKKLPKPQKEVLMMRHYFNMSFQEIAETTGVSINTALGRMRYALINLRKLMNQSNETYVNNKNQSKKRSFQH; this is encoded by the coding sequence ATGCAAACGAAAACCAAGAAAAACGAGGTCAGCGATAGCGAACTCATCAAACTTTACCAAAACGGCTCGGAAGGAGCTTTTGTAACTTTGGTAGAACGCCACAAGACGCGCATTTACGGGGCGGTGTATCTAATCGTCAAAGATGCGTATGTAGCGGAGGACATCTTACAAGAAACCTTTATTAAAGTCATTGATACCATTCGCTCTGGTAGATACAACGAAGAGGGCAAATTTCTGCCTTGGGTTTCGCGTATCGCACACAACCTCGCCATCGACCATTTTCGTAAGCAAAAACGCTATCCTACCGTCATCATGGAAGAGGGCAGCCCTGTCTTGAATACCATCGAGCATGCCGTTCCCTCGTTTGAAGCAGTGAAAATAAAAGAAGAAACCTGCGCAACTTTGCGCGAATATATCAAAAAACTGCCCAAACCGCAAAAAGAAGTCTTGATGATGCGCCACTATTTCAATATGAGCTTCCAAGAAATTGCAGAAACTACGGGAGTGAGTATCAATACGGCTTTGGGAAGAATGCGTTACGCACTTATCAATCTCCGAAAACTGATGAACCAAAGCAACGAAACGTATGTCAACAATAAAAACCAATCTAAAAAACGTTCCTTCCAACACTAA
- a CDS encoding nucleoside deaminase produces MTLEDKNFFMRLALLEAQKAFERGEIPVGALVVQENKILARGYNLTEALQDVTAHAEMIALSAAANTLNFKYLAGASIFVTLEPCLMCAGALAWSQVSALYFGAADEKRGFVRLGEGTVFPKKVKIEGGILAQECQDLLRTFFEKLRK; encoded by the coding sequence ATGACCCTCGAAGACAAAAATTTTTTCATGCGCCTTGCCCTTTTGGAGGCGCAAAAAGCCTTTGAAAGGGGCGAAATTCCTGTGGGCGCATTGGTAGTACAAGAAAATAAAATCTTAGCACGCGGCTATAATCTGACCGAAGCCCTACAAGATGTAACGGCGCATGCGGAAATGATTGCCCTTAGTGCTGCCGCTAACACACTCAATTTCAAGTATTTAGCAGGGGCAAGTATTTTCGTAACCTTAGAACCCTGCCTGATGTGTGCAGGTGCTTTGGCGTGGTCGCAGGTGTCGGCTCTCTACTTTGGGGCTGCCGACGAAAAGCGCGGCTTCGTGCGTTTGGGCGAAGGCACTGTTTTCCCGAAAAAGGTAAAAATAGAAGGCGGCATTTTGGCGCAAGAATGTCAAGATTTGTTAAGAACCTTCTTTGAAAAATTGAGGAAGTAG
- the dapA gene encoding 4-hydroxy-tetrahydrodipicolinate synthase, which produces MNPIQGVGVALVTPFRPDGAVDYPALERLLAHTSPHVDFWVVHGTTGEAATTTRPEKNEIFDFVRKNNPRRLPLVYGLAWNDTRQLLELLEKTDYQGADAFLSAAPAYNKPSQEGLYRHFKALADAAPAPILLYNVPSRTACNMTAETTLRLAQHPNIIGIKEASGDLGQCLDILRHKPAHFQLLSGDDALTVPLISMGATGVIGVLPNAYPQIFSQMTHLALAGKYKEAAQKLYQIADILPLLFTEGNPTGIKAVLKLLNICETTVRLPLVEPTDKLLKQLEEKMKSL; this is translated from the coding sequence ATGAATCCAATCCAAGGAGTGGGTGTAGCCTTAGTTACGCCTTTTCGCCCCGACGGGGCTGTAGATTATCCAGCCTTAGAACGGCTTTTGGCGCATACTTCGCCTCATGTAGATTTTTGGGTCGTGCATGGCACAACGGGCGAAGCCGCCACTACGACGCGCCCCGAAAAAAACGAAATCTTTGATTTTGTCCGTAAAAACAACCCACGCCGCCTGCCCTTAGTGTATGGTTTGGCATGGAATGACACGCGCCAACTTTTAGAACTTTTAGAAAAAACCGATTATCAGGGTGCAGATGCCTTTCTTTCGGCTGCTCCTGCCTACAACAAACCCTCCCAAGAAGGGCTGTATCGCCACTTCAAAGCCTTAGCCGATGCCGCGCCTGCCCCTATTTTGCTTTACAATGTGCCAAGCCGCACGGCTTGTAACATGACGGCGGAAACCACTTTGCGTTTGGCGCAGCACCCTAATATTATTGGCATCAAGGAAGCCTCTGGCGATTTGGGACAGTGTTTGGATATTTTGAGGCACAAACCCGCTCATTTTCAGTTACTTTCAGGCGATGATGCTCTCACAGTGCCGCTTATTTCTATGGGTGCGACAGGCGTAATTGGGGTCTTGCCTAATGCCTATCCGCAAATTTTTAGTCAGATGACCCATTTGGCGTTAGCAGGCAAGTATAAAGAAGCCGCTCAAAAATTGTATCAAATTGCTGATATTCTACCTTTACTTTTCACAGAAGGCAATCCTACGGGAATTAAAGCAGTATTGAAACTATTAAATATTTGCGAAACAACGGTGCGTCTGCCTTTGGTAGAGCCTACGGATAAGCTCTTGAAACAGTTAGAAGAAAAAATGAAAAGTTTGTAA
- a CDS encoding glycosyltransferase family 2 protein, whose amino-acid sequence MLSLLFVPLQGFYTKQTHKRAKLEMKHKVSAVLIVMNEAAILENTLRALQWCDEIVVVDSGSTDGTVALCEQYGCKVFYKAFEGFGEQKRFAVAQAEHEWILSIDADEVLSEGLQTEIQAALAQPHIAEAGFYLPRTLIFWGEKIRSEYKVPCLRLFHRQKGEVTPDKVHETIKVSGEIGSFKNPIWHDSYRSIHDYFHKFNKYTTLAAQEIFHKKKGKGKWLIVVRLPITFCQLFFLRGCFLNGFGGFMWSLFSAFYPVVKYIKVLELERKAAKEKPN is encoded by the coding sequence ATGCTTTCGTTACTTTTTGTACCTTTGCAGGGCTTTTATACCAAACAAACCCACAAGAGAGCAAAATTAGAGATGAAACACAAAGTCAGTGCGGTACTTATCGTGATGAATGAGGCGGCGATTTTGGAGAATACCCTTCGAGCCTTGCAATGGTGTGATGAAATTGTGGTCGTAGATTCGGGCAGTACCGACGGTACGGTCGCCCTTTGCGAGCAGTACGGTTGTAAGGTATTCTACAAAGCCTTCGAGGGTTTTGGCGAGCAAAAACGTTTTGCCGTAGCGCAGGCGGAGCATGAATGGATTTTATCAATAGATGCCGACGAGGTACTTTCCGAAGGGCTGCAAACCGAAATACAGGCGGCGTTGGCACAGCCTCATATTGCAGAGGCTGGTTTTTATTTGCCACGCACGCTTATTTTTTGGGGCGAAAAAATCCGTTCAGAATACAAAGTGCCTTGTTTGCGCCTTTTTCATCGCCAAAAGGGTGAGGTTACGCCTGATAAGGTGCATGAAACCATCAAGGTCAGCGGCGAAATTGGCAGTTTCAAAAATCCCATTTGGCACGATAGCTACCGCAGCATACACGACTATTTTCATAAATTTAATAAATATACAACCTTAGCCGCCCAAGAGATTTTTCACAAAAAAAAGGGGAAAGGCAAATGGCTCATTGTGGTCAGATTGCCGATAACGTTTTGCCAACTTTTCTTCTTGCGAGGTTGTTTTCTCAATGGCTTTGGCGGTTTTATGTGGTCGCTTTTTTCGGCTTTTTATCCTGTGGTCAAATACATTAAGGTTTTAGAATTGGAGCGAAAGGCAGCGAAGGAAAAGCCAAACTAA
- a CDS encoding co-chaperone GroES produces MSKLSIRPLADRVVVEPAAAEEKTAGGIIIPDSAKEKPQRGTIVAVGAGKKDEPLTVQVGDAVLYGKYSGTEITIDGKDYLIMREADIYAVI; encoded by the coding sequence ATGTCCAAGCTATCTATTCGTCCCTTAGCCGACCGCGTAGTCGTAGAGCCTGCTGCCGCAGAGGAAAAAACCGCAGGTGGTATCATCATCCCTGACAGCGCAAAGGAAAAACCCCAGCGCGGCACTATCGTAGCCGTAGGTGCTGGTAAAAAAGACGAGCCTCTCACCGTACAGGTAGGCGATGCTGTATTGTATGGTAAATATTCTGGTACAGAAATTACCATCGATGGCAAGGATTATTTGATTATGCGCGAAGCCGACATCTATGCGGTTATTTAA
- the groL gene encoding chaperonin GroEL (60 kDa chaperone family; promotes refolding of misfolded polypeptides especially under stressful conditions; forms two stacked rings of heptamers to form a barrel-shaped 14mer; ends can be capped by GroES; misfolded proteins enter the barrel where they are refolded when GroES binds) — protein MAKKVTFDISAREKLKKGVDTLANAVKTTLGPKGRNVVIDKKFGAPTVTKDGVSVAKEIELKDPVENMGAQLVKEVASKTADTAGDGTTTATVLAQAIFNAGLKNVAAGANPMDLKRGMDKAVTAIVSHLKTQSRPISSSNEIAQVASISANNDNEIGKMIADAMDKVGKDGVITVEEARGTETEVKTVEGMQFDRGYLSPYFVTNTETMEAELDSPFILIYDKKVSAMKELLPVLEQVVQTGKPLVIIAEDVDGEALATLVVNKIRGALRIAAVKAPGFGDRRKAMLEDIAILTGGTVISEERGYKLENATLDYLGRAEKITIDKDNTTLINGAGESDNIKRRVAEIRAQIEKTTSDYDREKLQERLAKLAGGVAILYIGAATEVEMKEKKDRVDDALHATRAAVQEGVVPGGGVALIRAIDALKDLTLANGKVENLDQETGVNIIRQAVESPLRTIVGNAGLEASVIVQKVKEGSADFGYNAREDKFENLIASGVIDPTKVTRLALENAASIASLLLTTECVIAEDPDAKEAEPAMPRGGMGGMDMM, from the coding sequence ATGGCAAAAAAAGTAACATTCGATATTTCAGCAAGAGAAAAACTCAAAAAAGGTGTAGATACCTTAGCCAATGCTGTCAAGACTACCTTGGGTCCCAAGGGTCGTAATGTAGTTATCGATAAGAAGTTTGGTGCGCCTACCGTAACCAAAGACGGCGTGAGCGTAGCCAAAGAAATTGAATTGAAAGACCCCGTAGAAAATATGGGTGCGCAGCTAGTCAAAGAAGTAGCCTCTAAGACTGCCGACACTGCTGGTGATGGCACTACCACCGCTACCGTTTTGGCACAAGCCATTTTTAATGCAGGTTTGAAAAACGTAGCCGCAGGCGCAAACCCTATGGATTTGAAGCGTGGTATGGATAAAGCCGTTACTGCCATTGTTTCGCACCTCAAAACACAGTCGCGCCCTATTAGCTCTTCTAACGAAATTGCACAGGTAGCCTCTATTTCTGCCAACAACGACAACGAAATCGGTAAGATGATTGCTGATGCGATGGACAAAGTAGGCAAAGACGGCGTTATCACCGTAGAAGAAGCGCGTGGCACAGAAACCGAAGTCAAGACCGTAGAAGGTATGCAATTCGACCGCGGCTATCTTTCTCCTTACTTCGTAACCAACACCGAAACGATGGAAGCTGAACTCGACAGCCCCTTTATCCTTATCTATGATAAGAAAGTTTCGGCTATGAAAGAATTATTGCCCGTTTTAGAGCAAGTAGTACAAACAGGCAAGCCTTTGGTTATCATTGCCGAAGACGTAGATGGTGAAGCCCTCGCTACTTTGGTTGTCAATAAGATTCGTGGCGCACTCCGCATTGCAGCCGTAAAAGCACCCGGCTTTGGCGACCGCAGAAAGGCGATGCTCGAAGACATTGCCATCTTGACAGGCGGCACAGTTATCTCGGAAGAGAGAGGCTATAAGCTCGAAAATGCTACCTTAGATTATTTGGGCAGAGCCGAAAAAATCACCATCGACAAAGACAATACTACCCTTATCAATGGCGCAGGCGAAAGCGACAACATCAAGCGTCGTGTAGCTGAAATTAGAGCGCAAATTGAAAAAACTACCTCTGATTACGACCGCGAAAAACTCCAAGAGCGTTTGGCGAAATTGGCAGGCGGCGTAGCCATTCTCTATATCGGTGCTGCTACCGAAGTAGAAATGAAAGAGAAAAAAGACCGCGTAGATGATGCCCTTCACGCAACACGCGCTGCCGTACAGGAAGGCGTAGTGCCTGGGGGAGGTGTTGCCTTGATTCGCGCCATCGATGCCCTAAAAGACCTTACCCTCGCCAACGGCAAGGTAGAAAATTTAGACCAAGAAACAGGCGTGAACATCATTCGCCAAGCGGTAGAGTCGCCTTTGCGCACTATCGTAGGCAATGCAGGGCTTGAGGCTTCGGTTATCGTACAAAAAGTAAAAGAAGGCAGCGCGGATTTTGGATACAATGCACGCGAAGATAAGTTTGAAAACCTTATCGCTTCGGGTGTCATCGACCCTACTAAGGTTACACGCCTTGCCCTTGAAAATGCCGCTTCTATCGCTTCGCTCCTACTCACTACCGAGTGTGTCATTGCCGAAGACCCAGATGCAAAAGAAGCCGAGCCAGCTATGCCACGTGGCGGAATGGGCGGAATGGATATGATGTAA
- a CDS encoding MaoC family dehydratase — MALLEVGNSYRLPFSYTQEQVNRFAEVTGDNNPLHSDEAYAATTPFKRPIMHGFLGGSVFSKIFGTLFPGEGTVYLSQNLRFMRPMFVDTPYEAVLTISEIDREKHRATVQTQVIDVNSGKATIEGEAIVMHLAKL; from the coding sequence ATGGCTTTATTAGAAGTGGGCAATTCTTACCGTCTTCCTTTTTCCTACACCCAAGAGCAGGTCAATCGTTTTGCCGAAGTTACAGGCGACAACAACCCTTTACACAGCGACGAGGCTTATGCTGCCACTACGCCCTTTAAGCGTCCGATTATGCATGGCTTTTTAGGGGGGAGTGTATTTTCTAAAATCTTCGGGACACTTTTTCCCGGTGAAGGTACGGTCTATCTAAGCCAAAACCTGCGTTTTATGCGTCCTATGTTTGTAGATACGCCCTACGAAGCCGTCCTGACAATTAGCGAAATTGATAGAGAAAAGCATCGCGCTACGGTGCAGACGCAAGTTATCGATGTCAATTCGGGCAAAGCAACGATAGAAGGCGAAGCGATTGTGATGCACCTCGCCAAGCTATAA